From a region of the [Eubacterium] eligens ATCC 27750 genome:
- a CDS encoding GTP pyrophosphokinase has product MLLEEILKQEQERFIKENLLSDEMIELLKENIMPFNTLMAYYRCAIMEVETKFKVLNEEFSLQYDRNPIESIKSRIKSMDGIFKKAKKKNIPITMEGIEEGIRDIAGVRVICSFPEDIYMLADCLLKQDDVVLVERKDYIKNPKPSGYRSLHLIIEIPIFLQNEKKMMKVEVQFRTIAMDFWASVEHKVRYKKNIPDSEAEQLAAELSSCADQIAAMDNKMEEIRRRIAEAEEREAENSPAKQPQTIGGVMLKKRLESGRFPFKK; this is encoded by the coding sequence ATGTTATTAGAAGAGATACTCAAGCAGGAACAGGAAAGATTCATTAAAGAGAATCTCCTTTCTGATGAAATGATTGAGTTATTAAAAGAAAATATTATGCCGTTTAACACACTGATGGCTTATTACAGATGCGCCATTATGGAGGTTGAGACTAAGTTCAAGGTGCTTAATGAGGAGTTCTCATTACAGTATGACAGAAATCCTATTGAGAGTATCAAGAGCAGAATTAAGTCTATGGATGGCATATTTAAGAAGGCGAAGAAGAAAAATATTCCTATAACAATGGAAGGCATTGAGGAAGGTATAAGAGATATTGCAGGAGTAAGGGTAATATGTTCTTTCCCAGAAGATATCTATATGCTTGCTGACTGTCTGTTAAAGCAGGACGATGTAGTGCTTGTCGAGAGAAAGGATTATATCAAGAATCCTAAGCCAAGCGGTTACAGAAGTCTTCACCTTATAATTGAGATACCGATATTCCTTCAGAATGAAAAGAAGATGATGAAGGTTGAGGTTCAGTTCCGTACAATTGCCATGGATTTCTGGGCGAGCGTGGAGCATAAGGTTCGTTATAAGAAGAATATTCCAGATTCTGAAGCAGAACAGCTGGCTGCAGAATTGTCTTCATGTGCAGATCAGATTGCTGCAATGGATAACAAGATGGAAGAGATTCGCCGCAGAATTGCAGAAGCGGAGGAAAGAGAAGCTGAAAATAGTCCGGCTAAGCAGCCTCAGACGATAGGTGGGGTTATGCTTAAGAAGAGGCTGGAATCGGGGAGGTTTCCCTTTAAGAAGTAG
- a CDS encoding aminotransferase class V-fold PLP-dependent enzyme: protein MSELSKTIESIRKDFPLISGSNIAYLDNAATTQKPQAVLDAVNKYYQEMNANPFRGVYELSEIATESYENARKAVAQFIGAKDASQIVFTRNATESLNLIAYSYGMNFIKEGDEIVVSVMEHHSNFLPWKQVAEKCGAVLKQLTPDENGEITDKSLEVITDKTRLVAVTQVSNVLGRVNDIKHIAEVAHAHGAVIVADGAQSVPHMPVNVTDLDVDFLVFSGHKMLAPMGIGALYGKKDILDKMPPFLSGGEMIEIVHWDRVKYAEVPHKFEAGTVNTGGAVGLHAAIDYINNVGFDTIMAQERKLTKIAVDAINDMKGVNLIGSSKAEDHEGIVTFTIDGVHPHDVASILDSQHIAVRAGHHCAQPLMDFLKVNSTTRASFAFYNTEEEVQHFIEELSKIRGLMGYGD, encoded by the coding sequence ATGAGTGAGTTAAGTAAGACGATTGAGTCTATAAGAAAAGATTTCCCACTTATTTCGGGAAGCAATATTGCATATCTTGATAATGCAGCGACTACACAGAAGCCACAGGCTGTTCTTGATGCAGTTAATAAGTATTATCAGGAGATGAACGCCAATCCGTTCAGAGGTGTATACGAATTAAGTGAGATTGCTACAGAAAGTTATGAGAATGCAAGAAAGGCAGTAGCTCAGTTTATTGGTGCTAAAGATGCAAGCCAGATAGTATTTACAAGAAATGCTACAGAGAGTCTTAACTTAATTGCATACAGTTATGGAATGAATTTCATTAAAGAGGGTGATGAGATTGTTGTTAGTGTTATGGAACACCACAGCAATTTCCTTCCATGGAAGCAGGTTGCAGAAAAATGTGGAGCGGTATTAAAGCAGCTTACACCTGATGAGAATGGAGAGATTACAGACAAGTCTTTAGAGGTTATCACAGATAAGACTAGGCTTGTAGCAGTTACCCAGGTTTCTAATGTATTAGGAAGAGTTAATGATATAAAGCATATTGCAGAGGTTGCACATGCACATGGTGCGGTTATTGTGGCTGACGGAGCACAGAGTGTTCCTCATATGCCGGTTAATGTAACAGACCTTGATGTTGACTTCCTTGTATTTTCTGGACATAAGATGTTAGCACCTATGGGAATAGGAGCATTATATGGCAAGAAAGATATTCTTGACAAGATGCCACCATTCTTAAGCGGTGGTGAGATGATTGAGATTGTTCACTGGGACAGAGTTAAATATGCAGAGGTTCCACATAAGTTTGAGGCAGGAACTGTTAATACTGGCGGTGCAGTCGGACTTCATGCGGCAATTGATTATATTAACAATGTTGGATTTGACACAATTATGGCACAGGAGCGAAAGCTTACTAAGATTGCTGTTGATGCCATTAATGACATGAAGGGAGTCAACTTAATAGGTTCTTCGAAGGCAGAAGACCATGAGGGTATAGTCACATTTACAATTGACGGAGTACACCCACATGATGTTGCTTCTATACTTGATTCACAGCATATTGCAGTAAGAGCAGGACATCACTGTGCACAGCCATTAATGGATTTCCTTAAGGTTAATTCAACAACGAGAGCAAGCTTTGCTTTCTATAATACAGAAGAAGAAGTACAGCATTTTATAGAAGAACTATCTAAGATCAGGGGGCTTATGGGATATGGAGACTAA
- a CDS encoding DUF3737 family protein → MEKKLVKQQLLTGERALFASKDLRIEDSIFDDGESPLKESSNIELVNSSFKWKYPLWYCNNVNVKDCYFFEMGRAGVWYTNDINVEDTIIEAPKNFRRCNRLGLKNVEFVNAEETLWSCDNVTMTNVVAKGNYFAMNSNDMKIDGLKLVGNYPFDGSKNLEIRNSRLMSKDAFWNAENITVYDSYISGEYLGWNSKNLTFINCTIESLQGLCYIDNLVMKNCKLINTTLAFEYSTVDADITSRVDSVLNPTSGTITADSIDKLIIEKDKVDPSLTKIVCRN, encoded by the coding sequence ATGGAAAAGAAATTAGTTAAGCAGCAGCTTCTTACAGGAGAACGTGCTCTTTTTGCAAGCAAAGACCTTCGTATTGAAGATTCTATATTTGATGATGGTGAGTCTCCATTAAAGGAGAGCAGTAATATAGAGCTTGTAAACAGCAGCTTTAAGTGGAAATATCCACTCTGGTACTGCAACAATGTCAATGTAAAGGACTGTTATTTCTTTGAGATGGGAAGAGCAGGAGTATGGTACACTAACGATATTAATGTTGAGGATACAATTATTGAAGCACCTAAGAATTTCAGAAGATGTAACAGACTAGGTCTTAAGAATGTGGAATTTGTCAATGCAGAGGAAACTCTCTGGAGCTGTGATAATGTTACTATGACAAATGTAGTGGCAAAGGGTAATTATTTTGCAATGAACAGCAACGATATGAAGATTGATGGTCTTAAGCTTGTTGGCAATTATCCATTTGACGGAAGTAAGAATCTTGAGATAAGAAATTCAAGACTTATGAGCAAGGATGCTTTCTGGAATGCTGAAAATATAACAGTGTATGATTCATACATTTCAGGTGAGTACCTTGGCTGGAATTCAAAGAATCTTACGTTTATTAACTGTACAATAGAGAGCCTTCAGGGATTGTGTTACATTGATAATCTTGTTATGAAGAACTGCAAGCTTATTAATACAACACTTGCTTTCGAGTATTCAACTGTAGATGCTGATATCACAAGCAGGGTTGACAGCGTGTTAAATCCAACTTCCGGAACGATAACAGCAGACAGTATAGATAAGCTTATAATTGAGAAGGATAAGGTTGATCCTTCGCTTACTAAGATAGTATGCAGGAATTAA
- a CDS encoding DNA/RNA non-specific endonuclease: MRNIRLEVIRRVTAFLLVFFIVGSGFGLSGCSSKKDNQAGTVGSAEVQSTAVADDMASLVYQGEPYVVINDNNPAFNDADFTTISFESYGELDELGRCTTAFANIGKDIMPTEKRGAIGEVKPTGWQTAKYDSVDGKYLYNRCHLIGYQLTGENANEKNLITGTRYLNVDGMLPFENMVADYIKETNNHVLYRVTPVFSGDNLVASGVQMEAKSVEDNGDGILFNVYCFNAQPGIAIDYATGDSHQDDSIVADASKSTTAAEANVQTYVLNTNTKKFHKESCNSAKSMDASNKKIYTGSRQEIIDMGYEACGVCKP; this comes from the coding sequence ATGCGTAATATAAGGTTAGAAGTGATAAGGAGAGTAACCGCATTTTTACTGGTGTTCTTTATTGTAGGAAGCGGATTTGGGTTAAGCGGATGCTCTTCTAAGAAGGATAATCAGGCTGGTACTGTGGGGAGTGCTGAGGTTCAGAGTACGGCTGTTGCAGATGATATGGCATCTTTAGTATATCAGGGTGAACCGTATGTTGTAATTAATGATAATAACCCAGCATTTAATGATGCTGACTTCACGACTATATCATTTGAGAGTTACGGAGAACTGGATGAACTTGGAAGATGTACTACTGCATTTGCTAATATAGGTAAAGACATTATGCCTACTGAGAAACGTGGTGCAATTGGTGAAGTAAAACCTACGGGATGGCAGACAGCAAAATACGATAGTGTTGATGGTAAATATCTGTATAACAGGTGCCATCTTATAGGTTATCAGCTTACTGGTGAGAATGCCAATGAAAAGAATCTGATTACAGGAACAAGATATCTTAATGTTGATGGTATGCTGCCTTTTGAAAATATGGTGGCGGATTACATAAAGGAAACTAATAATCATGTTCTGTACCGCGTAACACCTGTATTTTCTGGCGATAATCTTGTTGCCAGCGGTGTGCAGATGGAGGCTAAGTCAGTTGAGGATAATGGTGATGGAATTCTTTTCAATGTGTATTGTTTTAATGCACAGCCGGGAATTGCTATTGATTATGCAACAGGTGACAGCCATCAGGACGATTCAATAGTTGCAGATGCTTCAAAGTCAACAACTGCAGCAGAAGCAAATGTGCAGACATATGTACTTAATACGAATACTAAGAAGTTCCATAAGGAATCCTGCAACAGTGCAAAGAGCATGGATGCTTCCAATAAAAAGATTTATACAGGAAGCAGGCAGGAGATTATTGATATGGGATATGAAGCTTGTGGAGTTTGCAAGCCGTAA
- a CDS encoding MalY/PatB family protein, producing MKYDFDTVVNRRNTDSLKWNVAENELPMWVADMDFKTAPEITEAIKAKADLGVYGYTEISKDWYDAYTGWWERRHNFRMEDDWLMFVTGVIPAISSSVRKLTTPAENVVIMTPVYNIFFNSILNNGRNVLQSQLAYENGRYVIDFEDLEVKLKNPQTTLLILCNPQNPGGNVWRKEELARIGELAYKYGVVVISDEIHCELTDPGIDYVPFASVSEVCKNISVTCIAPTKTFNMAGLQTAAICVPDERLRHKVWRAINTDEVAEPNVFAVDAAIAAFTKGEEWLEQLREYIYENKQITEKFIKDNIPRVSMVESHATYLCWLDVSDITDNSTRLAAYIRKNTGLFLSAGEGFGGDGKHFLRLNVACPKTTLMDGLERLRNGILSFDR from the coding sequence ATGAAATATGATTTTGATACAGTAGTGAACCGCCGTAATACGGATTCTTTAAAATGGAACGTGGCAGAGAATGAGCTTCCTATGTGGGTTGCTGACATGGATTTTAAGACAGCACCTGAGATAACTGAGGCTATTAAGGCAAAGGCAGACCTCGGTGTATACGGTTATACTGAGATATCAAAGGACTGGTATGACGCATACACAGGCTGGTGGGAAAGACGCCACAATTTCAGGATGGAAGACGACTGGCTTATGTTCGTAACAGGCGTTATACCTGCAATATCAAGCTCTGTAAGAAAGCTTACGACACCAGCAGAGAATGTTGTAATCATGACACCTGTATACAACATTTTCTTTAACAGTATTCTTAATAATGGCAGAAATGTGTTACAGAGCCAGCTTGCATATGAGAATGGCAGGTATGTAATAGATTTTGAAGACCTTGAAGTTAAGCTCAAGAACCCACAGACAACACTTCTTATTCTGTGCAACCCACAGAATCCGGGTGGAAATGTATGGAGAAAGGAAGAACTTGCACGTATCGGAGAGCTTGCTTACAAGTATGGAGTCGTTGTTATATCTGATGAGATTCACTGCGAGCTTACAGACCCGGGCATTGATTATGTGCCATTTGCAAGTGTTTCGGAGGTGTGTAAGAATATATCTGTAACATGCATAGCACCTACGAAAACATTTAACATGGCAGGCTTACAGACAGCAGCAATATGTGTGCCGGATGAGCGACTCCGTCACAAGGTTTGGCGTGCAATCAATACCGATGAGGTAGCTGAGCCAAATGTTTTCGCAGTTGATGCGGCTATAGCTGCATTTACAAAGGGTGAGGAATGGCTTGAGCAGTTAAGAGAATATATCTACGAGAATAAACAGATTACCGAAAAGTTCATAAAAGACAATATTCCGAGAGTGTCAATGGTGGAATCACATGCAACTTATCTTTGTTGGCTTGATGTGTCTGATATCACAGACAATTCAACAAGGCTTGCGGCATATATAAGAAAGAATACAGGACTTTTCCTGTCAGCGGGAGAAGGCTTTGGCGGAGATGGAAAACATTTCTTAAGACTGAATGTTGCATGTCCTAAGACAACTTTAATGGATGGGCTTGAAAGACTTAGAAATGGCATATTGAGTTTTGACAGGTAG
- the sufU gene encoding Fe-S cluster assembly sulfur transfer protein SufU, with the protein METKTFYNEVLTDHNMHPYHKHDIDNADLELEGVNPSCGDDIILKLKFDDAKKTIVDGAFTGDGCAISQASADIMLELIIGKPIDEAVHLSELFLKMIKDEATEEEIDELDEAGALRDISHMPARVKCAVLGWHTMEEMVENLKNV; encoded by the coding sequence ATGGAGACTAAAACTTTTTATAATGAGGTTCTTACGGATCATAACATGCATCCATATCATAAGCATGATATAGACAATGCAGACTTAGAGCTTGAGGGTGTTAATCCAAGCTGTGGAGACGACATTATCTTAAAGCTTAAGTTTGATGATGCTAAGAAAACTATTGTTGATGGGGCATTTACAGGAGATGGTTGCGCAATATCGCAGGCATCAGCAGATATAATGCTTGAGCTTATCATTGGAAAGCCTATTGATGAGGCTGTACATCTTTCAGAACTTTTCCTTAAGATGATTAAGGATGAGGCAACTGAGGAAGAGATTGATGAGCTTGATGAAGCCGGAGCATTAAGAGATATCTCTCATATGCCAGCAAGAGTTAAATGTGCAGTACTTGGCTGGCACACAATGGAAGAGATGGTAGAGAACCTTAAGAATGTTTAG
- the thrH gene encoding bifunctional phosphoserine phosphatase/homoserine phosphotransferase ThrH — MNIVCLDLEGVLVPEIWIAFAEASGIPELKRTTRDEPDYDKLMNWRLGILKEHGLGLKEIQDTIAKIDPIPGAKEFLDELRSITQVIIISDTFTQFATPLMKKLGWPTIFCNSLEVADNGEITGFKMRCEQSKLTTVKALQSIGYDTIASGDSHNDLGMIKASKAGFLFKSTEQIKADNPELEAFDTYDELLAAIKKAL, encoded by the coding sequence ATGAATATTGTATGTTTAGACCTTGAGGGCGTTCTTGTACCAGAGATATGGATTGCATTTGCAGAGGCAAGCGGAATCCCAGAGCTTAAGAGAACAACAAGAGACGAACCAGATTATGATAAGCTTATGAACTGGAGACTTGGTATTCTTAAGGAGCATGGTCTTGGACTTAAAGAAATTCAGGATACTATTGCTAAGATTGACCCAATTCCGGGAGCAAAGGAATTCCTTGATGAATTAAGAAGTATAACACAGGTTATCATTATTTCAGATACATTTACACAGTTTGCTACTCCGCTTATGAAGAAGCTGGGCTGGCCAACTATTTTCTGTAATTCACTTGAGGTCGCTGACAATGGTGAGATTACAGGTTTCAAGATGCGTTGTGAGCAGTCAAAGCTTACAACAGTTAAGGCTTTACAGTCTATTGGTTATGATACTATTGCATCAGGAGACAGCCACAATGACTTAGGAATGATTAAGGCAAGCAAGGCAGGCTTCCTCTTTAAGAGTACAGAGCAGATTAAGGCTGATAATCCTGAATTAGAGGCATTTGATACATATGATGAGCTTTTAGCTGCTATTAAGAAGGCACTTTAA
- a CDS encoding SufB/SufD family protein, with product MIGIEEKDMIINRIPAKTWNHLHMNQSKVGEVVINRTGELNASVNDVSLIDDGKLNNGELDNIIGGCGQEITEAAKKSQTEPVYYITDKKNAGFVRLDFNYGKSNADINVVGIETKENASIDVYMDFNGDKDGEGFAAVQTRLYAAKDSVIRLIQIQRVGSETTFINDIGGYCEDGARIELVQLYLSGKNRYEGCEIKLAGDGSSMSAEIGYVAAGKERLDMNYCVRHIGKKTECAINAAGALRDTAFKLFRGTIDFIKGSAGSVGNEKEEVLLIDEKCVNQTIPIILCAEEDVVGNHGATIGKPDEELLFYLESRGIPAQECYNMLAAAKLLAVCGKIPDDGIRNEIHDYIKEVY from the coding sequence ATGATAGGTATCGAAGAAAAGGACATGATAATAAACCGTATCCCAGCCAAGACATGGAATCATCTTCATATGAACCAGAGCAAGGTTGGAGAGGTTGTAATTAACCGTACAGGTGAGTTAAATGCTTCTGTTAATGATGTAAGTCTCATTGATGATGGAAAGCTTAACAATGGTGAGCTTGACAATATCATTGGTGGATGTGGTCAGGAGATTACAGAGGCAGCTAAGAAGTCACAGACTGAACCTGTATATTATATAACAGATAAGAAGAATGCAGGTTTTGTAAGACTCGACTTCAATTATGGAAAGAGTAATGCAGACATCAATGTTGTTGGTATTGAAACTAAAGAGAATGCCAGCATTGATGTTTACATGGATTTTAATGGAGATAAAGATGGAGAAGGCTTCGCAGCAGTACAGACAAGATTATATGCCGCCAAGGATTCGGTTATCCGTCTTATCCAGATTCAGAGGGTAGGCAGTGAGACAACATTTATTAATGATATCGGTGGTTACTGTGAAGATGGTGCAAGAATTGAACTTGTGCAGCTTTATTTAAGCGGAAAGAACAGATACGAAGGCTGTGAGATTAAGCTTGCAGGTGATGGAAGCTCTATGTCTGCAGAGATTGGATATGTTGCAGCAGGTAAAGAAAGACTTGATATGAACTACTGCGTAAGACATATCGGCAAGAAGACAGAATGTGCAATCAATGCGGCAGGTGCATTGAGAGATACAGCATTTAAGCTGTTCAGAGGAACTATTGATTTCATTAAGGGTTCAGCAGGTTCTGTTGGTAATGAGAAGGAAGAAGTTCTTCTTATTGATGAAAAATGTGTCAACCAGACTATTCCTATTATTCTATGTGCAGAAGAAGATGTTGTCGGTAATCACGGTGCAACTATAGGAAAGCCTGATGAGGAGCTTTTATTCTATCTTGAATCAAGAGGAATACCGGCACAAGAATGTTATAATATGCTGGCAGCAGCTAAGCTTTTAGCTGTATGCGGCAAAATCCCTGATGATGGTATCAGGAACGAGATACATGACTACATTAAAGAGGTTTATTAA
- the sufC gene encoding Fe-S cluster assembly ATPase SufC, translating into MAQEILNVSQLKVGVEDKEILHGVDLSLNKGETHVLMGPNGAGKSTLGYALMGNPRYEILGGKVTFNGEDLLSKNVAERSQAGLFLSFQNPIEVPGITLGNFIRSSMEQRGKKMTYFKFKKLLQEKMEFLQMDPSYMDRDLNVGFSGGEKKKAEILQLLMLEPSLAILDETDSGLDVDAVKTVSLGVEEYQKTQNGALLIITHSTRILEALKVDYTHVLVNGNVVATGDSAMIDDINENGFERFIK; encoded by the coding sequence ATGGCACAGGAAATATTAAATGTGAGCCAGCTTAAGGTTGGTGTTGAAGATAAAGAAATACTTCATGGGGTTGATCTTTCTCTTAATAAGGGAGAGACTCATGTACTTATGGGACCTAACGGAGCAGGTAAGTCTACTCTTGGTTATGCTCTCATGGGTAACCCAAGATATGAGATATTAGGTGGTAAGGTTACATTTAACGGAGAAGATTTACTTTCTAAGAATGTTGCTGAGAGATCACAGGCAGGTCTTTTTCTGTCTTTCCAGAATCCTATTGAGGTTCCTGGTATCACACTTGGTAATTTTATAAGAAGTTCTATGGAGCAGCGTGGAAAGAAGATGACATACTTCAAGTTCAAGAAGCTCCTTCAGGAGAAGATGGAATTCCTTCAGATGGATCCATCATATATGGACAGAGACCTTAATGTTGGTTTCTCAGGTGGTGAGAAGAAGAAAGCTGAGATATTACAGCTTCTTATGCTTGAGCCTTCTCTTGCTATTCTTGATGAGACTGACTCAGGACTTGATGTAGATGCTGTTAAGACAGTATCGCTAGGTGTTGAAGAATATCAGAAGACTCAGAACGGAGCACTTCTTATTATCACTCACAGCACCCGTATCTTAGAGGCACTTAAGGTGGATTATACTCATGTTCTTGTCAATGGTAATGTTGTTGCAACAGGCGACAGTGCTATGATTGATGATATCAATGAGAATGGTTTCGAAAGATTCATCAAGTAA
- the sufB gene encoding Fe-S cluster assembly protein SufB produces the protein MEEKTFVDDINRSVYDIKNEENDSYRIKQGLTPEIVEKISEEKHDPAWMREFRLKSLEIYNNMQVPDWGPSIDGLNMDNIATYVRANTNMKGDWKDVPEEIKDTFDRLGIPKAERESLAGVGAQYDSELVYHNVRKEVADQGVVYTDMESALTGEYADMVHEHFMKLITPQDHKFAALHGAVWSGGSFVYVPKGVNLEIPLQSYFRLNAAGAGQFEHTLIIVDEGASLHFIEGCSAPKYNVANLHAGAVELFVAKNAKLRYSTIENWSKNMYNLNTKRATVAEGGKIEWVSGSFGSHVSYLYPMSILNGERSSCEFTGITFAGAGQNLDTGMKVVHNAPATTSVVSTKSISKGGGISTFRSAVTMTTKAKKSKSSVSCQSLMIDDISRSDTIPAMDIRVNDADVGHEATIGRISDDAVFYLMSRGIPEDDARAMIVSGFADNVSKELPLEYAMEMNNLIKLEMKGSIG, from the coding sequence ATGGAAGAAAAGACATTTGTAGATGACATAAACAGAAGTGTTTATGATATTAAGAACGAAGAGAACGATTCTTATAGAATAAAGCAGGGACTTACTCCAGAAATCGTTGAGAAGATATCAGAAGAGAAGCATGATCCTGCTTGGATGAGAGAGTTCAGACTTAAGTCATTAGAGATATATAATAATATGCAGGTGCCTGACTGGGGTCCGTCTATTGATGGACTCAATATGGATAATATTGCTACTTATGTTCGTGCCAATACGAATATGAAGGGTGACTGGAAGGATGTACCAGAAGAGATTAAGGATACATTTGACAGATTAGGTATTCCTAAGGCGGAGAGAGAGTCATTAGCCGGAGTTGGAGCACAGTACGACTCAGAGCTTGTATACCATAATGTCCGTAAGGAGGTTGCTGATCAGGGTGTTGTATACACTGATATGGAAAGTGCACTTACAGGTGAATATGCAGATATGGTACACGAGCATTTTATGAAGCTTATTACACCACAGGATCATAAGTTCGCAGCACTTCACGGAGCTGTATGGTCTGGTGGTTCATTTGTGTATGTACCAAAGGGAGTTAATCTTGAGATTCCTCTGCAGTCATATTTCAGACTTAATGCTGCAGGAGCAGGTCAGTTTGAGCATACACTTATTATTGTTGATGAGGGTGCAAGTCTTCACTTTATTGAAGGATGTTCAGCACCTAAATATAATGTTGCCAATCTTCATGCAGGTGCGGTTGAGCTTTTTGTGGCTAAGAATGCAAAGCTTCGTTACTCAACAATTGAGAACTGGAGCAAGAATATGTATAATCTTAACACTAAGAGAGCAACTGTTGCTGAAGGTGGTAAGATTGAATGGGTTTCAGGCTCATTTGGTTCGCATGTATCATATCTGTATCCTATGAGTATCCTTAATGGAGAACGCTCAAGCTGTGAATTCACAGGAATTACATTTGCAGGAGCAGGACAGAACCTTGATACAGGTATGAAGGTAGTTCATAACGCACCAGCTACAACATCAGTTGTAAGTACTAAGTCAATATCTAAGGGTGGCGGAATCAGTACTTTCAGAAGTGCGGTAACAATGACTACCAAGGCTAAGAAGAGTAAATCATCAGTTTCATGTCAGTCACTTATGATAGATGATATTTCAAGATCTGATACAATTCCGGCTATGGATATCCGTGTTAATGATGCGGATGTAGGACATGAGGCAACAATTGGACGAATCAGTGATGATGCTGTATTTTATCTTATGTCAAGAGGAATTCCGGAAGATGATGCGAGAGCAATGATTGTTTCAGGATTTGCTGATAATGTATCTAAGGAGCTTCCGCTTGAGTATGCAATGGAGATGAATAATCTTATTAAGCTTGAGATGAAGGGCAGCATTGGTTAA